One window of the Cryptomeria japonica chromosome 7, Sugi_1.0, whole genome shotgun sequence genome contains the following:
- the LOC131856284 gene encoding acyltransferase GLAUCE-like: MAPSTVSSVSDLRVERKSCKVVYPEKIKERRALFLSNMDQQVVHYVQKYVHFFSAPSLIPFDIIFGVHEEALSKTMVAYDFMCGRLMFNSEQGRFEIDCNAAGVPLAICVSELSLQELGNLAIPNPAFSQLCLPSDSSNPTLGDGPLVSFQVTRFKCGAFALGSSVNHCLMDGFSIQGFARNFTHMAIKGEPAFIPITDRTCLKARTPLQIKYEHEEYVRPSETTPDKIISSLLMRRNKELWYTKVAANKASEKHIYKLFSLSGKMINALKMKAADGMVKHCTSFVAALAHVWRARAAAMGNLKPDDVSTVHYVADIRSRLVPPLPREYVGNAMAPAYAKATFRQLEEEPFGETVKKLQEGVDRLIDEYLRSSIDWLELYDGVPVLENGFHVTNWKNLGFADMELRGGIKSLHSGPVLSGGAKVVRFLGHPEDNQGMQLYIGLEASHMNKFEKLIETI; the protein is encoded by the exons ATGGCACCATCTACTGTCTCTTCAGTATCTGATCTTCGAGTTGAAAGGAAGAGTTGTAAAGTTGTATATCCAGAGAAGATCAAAGAGAGAAGGGCATTGTTTTTGAGTAACATGGATCAACAAGTTGTGCATTATGTTCAGAAATATGTGCACTTTTTCTCTGCTCCATCACTAATTCCATTTGACATAATATTTGGTGTACACGAAGAAGCTCTCAGTAAAACTATGGTTGCTTATGATTTCATGTGTGGGAGACTCATGTTTAATTCAGAGCAAGGGAGGTTTGAGATCGACTGTAATGCTGCAGGAGTTCCTCTTGCCATCTGTGTAAGTGAGCTCAGTTTACAAGAGTTGGGGAATCTCGCCATACCAAATCCTGCCTTCTCACAACTTTGCCTACCCTCAGATTCTTCAAACCCAACACTAGGAGATGGGCCTCTCGTATCATTTCAG GTCACTCGATTCAAATGTGGCGCCTTTGCTCTTGGAAGCTCTGTAAATCATTGTCTCATGGATGGGTTTTCCATACAAGGGTTTGCAAGAAATTTCACACATATGGCTATAAAAGGAGAACCAGCATTTATCCCAATCACTGATCGAACTTGTTTGAAGGCTCGAACTCCTCTCCAAATAAAGTACGAGCATGAAGAGTACGTAAGGCCTTCTGAAACTACCCCAGATAAGATTATTTCTTCATTACTGATGCGAAGAAACAAGGAGCTGTGGTACACTAAAGTGGCAGCCAACAAAGCCTCGGAAAAGCATATCTATAAGCTGTTCTCATTATCAGGGAAAATGATAAATGCCTTGAAAATGAAAGCGGCAGATGGCATGGTGAAGCACTGCACAAGTTTTGTTGCAGCACTGGCACACGTGTGGAGGGCAAGGGCTGCTGCAATGGGAAACTTGAAACCAGATGATGTTTCCACCGTTCACTATGTCGCAGATATAAG GTCAAGGCTCGTTCCCCCTCTCCCAAGAGAATATGTGGGGAATGCAATGGCTCCAGCCTATGCTAAGGCCACTTTTAGACAATTAGAAGAAGAGCCATTTGGGGAGACTGTGAAGAAGTTGCAAGAAGGtgttgatagattgatagatgagTACTTGAGGTCGTCAATAGATTGGCTGGAATTATATGACGGAGTGCCAGTTCTGGAAAATGGGTTTCATGTAACAAATTGGAAGAATTTGGGATTTGCAGACATGGAATTGAGAGGAGGTATTAAGTCTTTGCATTCTGGGCCTGTGCTCTCAGGAGGGGCCAAGGTTGTACGATTCCTAGGACACCCTGAGGATAACCAAGGGATGCAGCTGTATATTGGTCTGGAGGCCTCTCACATGAACAAATTTGAGAAACTCATTGAAACTATTTGA